From the Chiroxiphia lanceolata isolate bChiLan1 chromosome 6, bChiLan1.pri, whole genome shotgun sequence genome, the window GAGTCTGGGTGGTCATGTGGTGTCACAGCTCAGAGGCACACCAGCAGTTTTGGGGCACACAGGGttccccccagcacccccagctgAGGGCTCCATGCAGCTCTGGGTTGCCAGGGGTGGTCCTGGATGTGTTGCTGGCTGTGAGGAGCCAGAGCCCATCTCCTCGCACCCCTCCGGGGCCCCAGCAGCCACCGACAGCTGCTCGGAGGCATTTTTAGATACCAGCCATGTCCTATCTGTGTCTCAAATGTCCCCGGGGGTGGGTGGCCACCCCCGCTGGCAGCTGTCACCCACTTTCTGCCACCAGTGTCAGCGAAGCCCCTCTGTTGTGCAGGGGTTGGGGTGGGGGTGAGCAGCACCCACTTCCCTAGGGGCACGCAAGGATTGGGGGATACCCCCGAAGACTTGGATTGGGGTGCTAGCGAGGCAGGAGGGACCTGGGTGGGGACACAACACTGTAAACAGCCATCAGCACGgttcagcactgctcagcacgGGGGGTCCTGGAGCACGCAGCACCCAGGTGCCCCCCCAACACCTGGGTGGGGTGAGGCTAAATCCCTCTGAGCAGCTTATCCAGCCGCTCTGAGCCGCAAATCCCCACGTGCCGCAGGGCCGGCGAGCCGCCGCAGCCGCGCTGATTCTCACGGTCCCGCTGTCCCCAGGGGCCTCTCGCCGGTAGCCGACGGCCACCGGGCCGGGGGACACCGGGACCATGACCTCGGCCAACGACTAcgagcagctggagctgcagcagcagtacAGCCGCATCAACGTCCGCTGGGACGCGTCCGACGATGAGCTGGACAACGACAACAGCTCGGCCCGGCTCTTTGAGCGCTCCCGCATCAAAGCCCTGGCAGGTGGGTGCCGGGTCCCCTTGGTGTCCCTGGGTTGTCCCTGCTGTCAGTGACCCCCGTGCCCGCTGTCCTTGCAGATGAGCGGGAGGCCGTGCAGAAGAAAACCTTCACCAAGTGGGTGAACTCGCACCTGGCTCGTGTCACCTGCCGCATCTCGGACCTCTACATGGACCTCCGGGACGGGCGTGTGCTCATCaagctgctggaggtgctgtCAGGAGAGCTTCTGGTAGGAATCCCATCCGGCTGGAGACCCTGGGacccatgccatgccatgccatgccatgccatgccatgccatgccatgtcAGCTGTTCCACCAGGGCGTTGACCTTGGCGTTGGCCAGGGGTTGGGGTGGCAGCATGGGCATGGGGGTGTCCCGCACGGGGTTTGGGGTACCCGGTGTGGAGGGGAGGGTGCTGAGCGCTGTTGTGCCCCAGCCCAAGCCCACCAAGGGCCGGATGCGGATCCACTGCCTGGAGAATGTGGACAAGGCGCTGCAGTTCCTGAAGGAGCAGCGGGTGCACCTGGAGAACATGGGCTCCCACGACATTGTGGATGGCAACCACCGCCTCGTCCTTGGCCTCATCTGGACCATCATCCTCCGCTTCCAGGTGGGAACAGGTGGCCTGGGGCACCCCTCAGCTCCTCACCTCATTCCCAAGCAGGAGCTATCCTCCATGGAGCTCCTGTTCCAACCCTGGGATGTCCTTCTGTCCCCCAGATCCAGGACATCATTGTGGAGACGCAGGAGGGCCGAGAGACGCGCTCTGCCAGGGATGCGCTGCTGCTCTGGTGCCAGATGAAGACGGCAGGGTAGGTGCCCCACACCTCTGCTCCGGGGTCCGGCAGTGTCAAGAGGGTGACAGTGACATGACACCCTGTCCCCATCGCAGGTACCCCCACGTGAATGTCACCAACTTCACCTCAAGCTGGAAGGACGGGCTGGCCTTCAATGCCCTCATCCACAGGCACAGGTAGGTGGGATGGCGGCAGGTACCAGGGTAGTGGTGGCACTGAGTGATGTCCCTCGGGtgtgtcactgctgtcccatgCCCTCCATCCCCAGGCCTGAGCTGGTTGACTTCCAAAACTTGACCAAATCCAACGCCCGGCACAACCTGGAGCATGCGTTCAGCGTGGCAGAGCGGCACCTGGGCATCACCCCGCTCCTTGACCCCGAAGGTGAGTCTGTGCTGCCAaccctcctgcctcagtttctgcTGGGACATTGCCAGGCTCCGTTGAGCGCAGAGaggttcccagcccatggaaaGGCAGGATGGTCTGGGTGGGCACCGGGGAGACTTCACGAGGCTGTGGTGGCCTGTGGGGTGGGTGGATGTTGGGTCAGGAGTGACGCCTCTCGCTTGTGCCGGGTAGATGTATTCACGGAGAACCCTGACGAGAAGTCCATCATCACCTACGTGGTGGCCTTCTACCACTACTTCTCCAAAATGAAGGTGCTGGAGGTGGAGGGAAGGCGCCTGGGCAAGGTAAGGGACAGTGTCGAGGTGGTCAGGGGGGTTCTGTTGAGGTGTTGGCCCCCCCTGCTCACCACTGGTGCCGCCGCAGGTCATCGAGCATGCCAAGGAGACGGAGAGGATGATCGAGGGCTACGGGGGGCTGGCGTCCGACCTGCTCACCTGGATCGAGCAGACCATCGCCTCCCTCAACAGCCGCAGCTTCGCCAACTCGCTGGCCGGGGTGCAGCACCAGCTGCAAGCCTTCAGCACCTACCGTACCGTAGAGAAGCCCCCCAAGTAAGAGTCCCCCACCTTCCCCACGCCCACCTGGCGGTGCGGGGCACTCAAGGGTGGTCACTGAGCTCTCTCTGGGGCAGGTTTCAGGAGAAAGGCAACCTGGAGGTGCTGCTCTTCACCATCCAGTCACGGATGAGAGCCAACAACCAGCGTGTCTACACCCCGCACGAGGGGCGCCTGGTCTCCGACATCAACCGGGTATGGGGTCCATCTCCTGGGGTCGCTGGCATCTATCTCCTGGGGTCAAGTTAGATCCATCTCCTGGGGGAATTTGGGTTCATCTCCTGGGGGAAGTTCTGTCCATCTCCTGGGGGCAAATTGGGTCCATCATCGTCCTCTGGACAAAGCAGGTCCATCTCTTAGGGGTGGGTTGAGCCCATCTCATGGAGGAAGCTGAATCCCTCTCCTGGGGGAGATTGGGTCCATCCCAGAGCCGTTCAGGTCCTCAGGCAGGTTGGGTCCATCTCCCAATGCAGTTCAGGGTGCCACCCCCTCTGGTGTTACCTTTCCCCaggcctgggagcagctggagaaagcGGAGCACGAGCGGGAGCTGGCCCTGCGCAACGAGCTGATCCGTcaggagaagctggagcagctggcacGGCGCTTCGACCGCAAAGCGGCCATGAGGGAGGCCTGGCTGAGTGAGAACCAGCGCCTGGTGGCCCAGGTGAGGCCGGGGACACCCACTCCAGGGACCCCCACCCTGGGGAACCCTGTCAGAGTCTCACCATGGGCTCTGTGCCGGGGCAGGACAACTTTGGGCAGGACCTGGCGGCCGTGGAGGCGGCCAAGAAGAAGCACGAGGCCATCGAGACAGACACGGCTGCCTACAGGGAGCGGGTCCAGGCCATCGAGGCGGTGgccagggagctggagctggagggctACCATGACATCCAGCGCATCAATGGGCGCAAGGACAACATCCTgaggctctgggagcagctccaggagctgctggctgccCGGCGCCAGCGCCTGGAGATGAACCTCACCCTGCAGCACCTCTTCCAGGAGATGCTCCATTGCATCGACTGGATGGATGAGGTCAAGGTGAGCCACGGGTGTTGGGTGTCACCATGGGTGAGGTGTCCTGGTCCCAACAGGTGTTggtgggaccccccccccccggaggGAGATGAGATGTTGGGGTGTTGGTGCCAAGTTTTGGGCGGCAGTGGGTGATGGCTGAGGCTCTCCCGCAGGTGCGACTGGCATCTCCCGAGTCTGGAAAGCACCTTCTGGAAGcggaggagctgctgcagaccCACCGGCTGCTGGAGGCTGACATGGCCATGCAGGCAGAGACGACCCGGGCCATCAGTGCAGCTGCCCTTCGCTTCGCCGACGCCGAGGGTGGGTGTGCCGGGACACCCCGGCATccatggcacagccagggaaggCAGGACGCTGTGCTGATGGGTGCCCTCCTCGATCCCTCTCCAGGCTACCGTCCCTGCGACCCCAAAGTCATCCGGGACCGCGTGAGCCACCTGGAGATGTGCAGGCgggagctgcaggtgctggcGGCACGGAGGAGAGCCTTGCTGGAGCAATCCCGCTCCCTCTGGACCTGCCTGTGGGAGCTGGACGAGGCGGAGAGCTGGATcaaagagcaggagcagctctaCTCCTCTCTGGACTTCGGGAAGGACCTGCCGGGcgtgctgctgctccagcgCCGGCACGCTGCCTTCGAGGCCGAGCTGCGGAGCCGGGGCGGGCGGCTGCAGCAGGCGCTGGCGGCGGGCGAGGGGCTGGCGGCCGCGGGCCGGGCAGCCGAGCGGCTGCGGGAGCGGGGGGCGGCCGTGCGGGCGCTGTGGAcgcagctggaggagctggcgGCGTTCCGGCGGCGCGGCTTGCGGGAAGCCGAGGGCTTCTTCCAGTTCcaggtggaggtggaggagcTGGCGGAGGGGCTGCAGGATGCCCAGCGGCGGGCGGCTGCCGAGGAACTGGGCCAGGATGAATCCCGCACCCTCGTCCTGCTGcggcagcaccaggagctgctggacgAGCTGGCGGCCGCCCGGGAGCAGCTGGACCGGCTGGCGCAGCAAGCCGAGGGCTTCCCGCCGGAGCTGCGCGCCGGCCCCGAGGCGCAGAGCCGGCTGGCGGCACTGCGGGAGCTGCACGCAAAGGCGGCCGCGCTGGCCGAGCGCCGCGGCCGCCAGCTGCAGGACGCCTTGGACCTCTACACCGTCTTCGGGGAGAGCGACGCCTGCCACCTCTGGATGGGCTCCAAGGAGACCTGGCTGGCGCAGCTGGAGGTGCCGCAGGCGCTGGAGGACCTGGACGTGGCGCAGCGCAGGTAGGAGCCCCCGCGGTGGCGGTGCCGCCGTGCTTGTTTCCCGAGGTGCTGCCCGCGCTCAGCCCGGCTGTCCCCGCAGGCTGGACGGGCTGGAGCAGGACATGGCCGCCGTGGCTTCCCAGATCGCCGCGGTCAACCAGGCAGCCGACGGACTCCTGGCCAGCGGGCACCCCCGGAGCCCGCAGGTGCggcagtgccaggagcagctcaaCAAGAGGTACCGTGGTGGGTGACACGGAGGTGGGTGGGCTGGTGGGTGATATCCCAGCAGTGCATCCCCTGCCACTCCCCACCTCTGTCCCGCAGGTGGGACCGGTTCCGGGAGCTGGTGTCGGAGCGCCGGCGGGCAGTGGGCTCGGCACTGCGACTCCTTAACTACAACCTGGAGTCCGAGGAGACCCAGCAGTGGCTGCGGAGCAAAGCCCGGGCGGTGGAGGCCACGGCTGAGCTGGGCCGTGACCTGGCCGGTGTCCTGGCCACCCAGCGCAAGCTCTACGGCATCGAGCGGGAGCTGGCGGTGGCCCAGGACCGCCTGGCCGCCCTGCGCTCCCAGGCTGAGTGCCTGGCCGAGGAGAGGCCCGAGGCGGCCCCGGAGGTGGCCCAGAGGCTGGCGACGGCTACGTCCGCCTGGGATGAGCTGCAGGCGGCCCTGGGAGAGCGGGCGGCATCCCTGGGGGAAGCCGGGCAGCTCCGGAGCTTCCTGCAGGACCTGGATGACTTCCAGGCGTGGCTCTTCGGCGCTCAGAAAGCCGTGGCGGCTGCCGACGAGGTGCCAGCGTCCTTGGCGGAGGCGGAGGAGATGCTGCAGCGGCACGAGGCGGCCCGGCGTGATGCCGAGGAGCACACGGGTGCCTTCGCTGCCCTGGTGGAGGCAGGGGAGcgggtgctgggggggcagaCGGACCCCGAGTACGAGGGGCTGCGGCAGCGCCTGGGCGGCGTGGAGGCCGGCTGGGCCGCCCTGGGCAGGATGGCGGAGGCTCGGCAGCGCTTCCTCACCCAGTGCCGCGACTTCCAGGAGTTCCTCCGCGACGCCAAGCAGGCGGAGATCCTCCTCACCAACCAGGTGGGTGCCCAGGCAACATCCTTTGGGGTTCCTTGACGCACACCCAAGAAGGCGTGACCCTCCGCTGACCCCTTGCCGTGCCCCCCCAGGAGTACACGCTGTCCCACCTGGAGCTGCCCCCCACGCTGGAGGGCTCGGCCGCTGCCCTGCGCCGCTTCCAGGATTTCCGTGCCGGTGTGGAGAGCAGCGCCGAGAAGGTCCCCGAGGTGGTGGCTGGTGGCACCAAGCTGGTGGCCGAAGGGAACATCTTTGCCGAGAAGATCTCTGAGAAGTGCCAGGCTCTCCAGGAGCGGTGAgtccagctcagggctggcGAGTGGGTGGGCAGCGGGTGGGCAGTGGGGCTGACGCTGCCCATCCACCGTCCCCTGCCAGGCACGGAGCCGTCATGGCCAAGGTGGAGGAGGCGGCTGGTTTGCTACAGGACAACCACGACCTGCAGaccttcctgcagagctgccggGAGGTAGGAACACGGCACGGCCGGTGGCACCCCTGGGGCATCCCCACCAGCCAAATCCTGACACCCCTTCCCTGTAGTTTGATGCCTGGGTGGAGGAGAAGATGCTGATGGCTCAGGATGTCTCCTACGGAGAAGCCCGTGGTCTCCACAGCAAGTGGCAGAAGCACCAGGCGTTCATGGCTGAGCTGGCACCCAACCAGAGCTGGCTGGAGAAGATCGAGGCGGTGGGTACCGGCACTGTGACCGGAGAGGGtcaacagagctggggaagggtctggagcatgagggatggctgagggagctgggggggctcaacctggaggAAACAAGGCTCAGGGGGCACCTTCTCGCTCcccacaactccctgacaggagggtggagccaggtgggggtcaggctctgctcccaggaaacaaaggagaggacaagaggaaactacctcaagctgcaccaggggaggttcaggttagatatcagggaaaattccttcatggaaagggctgtccagccctggcacaggcttcccagggcagtggtggagagatttaaaagccgtgtggatgtggctCCTGGGGACGTGGTCAGTGGTTGCCTTGGC encodes:
- the SPTB gene encoding spectrin beta chain, erythrocytic — its product is MTSANDYEQLELQQQYSRINVRWDASDDELDNDNSSARLFERSRIKALADEREAVQKKTFTKWVNSHLARVTCRISDLYMDLRDGRVLIKLLEVLSGELLPKPTKGRMRIHCLENVDKALQFLKEQRVHLENMGSHDIVDGNHRLVLGLIWTIILRFQIQDIIVETQEGRETRSARDALLLWCQMKTAGYPHVNVTNFTSSWKDGLAFNALIHRHRPELVDFQNLTKSNARHNLEHAFSVAERHLGITPLLDPEDVFTENPDEKSIITYVVAFYHYFSKMKVLEVEGRRLGKVIEHAKETERMIEGYGGLASDLLTWIEQTIASLNSRSFANSLAGVQHQLQAFSTYRTVEKPPKFQEKGNLEVLLFTIQSRMRANNQRVYTPHEGRLVSDINRAWEQLEKAEHERELALRNELIRQEKLEQLARRFDRKAAMREAWLSENQRLVAQDNFGQDLAAVEAAKKKHEAIETDTAAYRERVQAIEAVARELELEGYHDIQRINGRKDNILRLWEQLQELLAARRQRLEMNLTLQHLFQEMLHCIDWMDEVKVRLASPESGKHLLEAEELLQTHRLLEADMAMQAETTRAISAAALRFADAEGYRPCDPKVIRDRVSHLEMCRRELQVLAARRRALLEQSRSLWTCLWELDEAESWIKEQEQLYSSLDFGKDLPGVLLLQRRHAAFEAELRSRGGRLQQALAAGEGLAAAGRAAERLRERGAAVRALWTQLEELAAFRRRGLREAEGFFQFQVEVEELAEGLQDAQRRAAAEELGQDESRTLVLLRQHQELLDELAAAREQLDRLAQQAEGFPPELRAGPEAQSRLAALRELHAKAAALAERRGRQLQDALDLYTVFGESDACHLWMGSKETWLAQLEVPQALEDLDVAQRRLDGLEQDMAAVASQIAAVNQAADGLLASGHPRSPQVRQCQEQLNKRWDRFRELVSERRRAVGSALRLLNYNLESEETQQWLRSKARAVEATAELGRDLAGVLATQRKLYGIERELAVAQDRLAALRSQAECLAEERPEAAPEVAQRLATATSAWDELQAALGERAASLGEAGQLRSFLQDLDDFQAWLFGAQKAVAAADEVPASLAEAEEMLQRHEAARRDAEEHTGAFAALVEAGERVLGGQTDPEYEGLRQRLGGVEAGWAALGRMAEARQRFLTQCRDFQEFLRDAKQAEILLTNQEYTLSHLELPPTLEGSAAALRRFQDFRAGVESSAEKVPEVVAGGTKLVAEGNIFAEKISEKCQALQERHGAVMAKVEEAAGLLQDNHDLQTFLQSCREFDAWVEEKMLMAQDVSYGEARGLHSKWQKHQAFMAELAPNQSWLEKIEAEGKELASRKPQYSAVVLQRLEELRRRWDGLRGAAEEKGRQLFEAERSVLYAQSYAELERWLGRAQEELRAAEKVQDLTATNLLLKRLTRLEEQVGTWMKELEELGWQGTAGARDEPGATGQEQMLRQRVLELLEPLERKRKELETAKAMYQLGWDLEDETLWVQERLSLARSTDHGTDLPTVQRLAKRNQTLQKELAGHAPRLAEVLSRGEAAGSGEEPGPELAAQAQELRALWETLQEEAAARHRRLQEAGEAQQYYLDASEAEAWVSEQELFMGPEEKPKDEESGLVMLKRHVRQLRSIEDYGQTIKELAGRAQQLLSAGHPEGEQIIRLQGQVDKHYAGLKEVAEERRRRLENMSHLFQLKREVEDLEQWIAERDVVASSQEMGQDLDHVTLLREKFREFARETGSVGQERVDRVNLTIEDLIDAGHTEAATMAEWKDGLNESWADLLELIDTRMQLLAASHDLHKYFYDGAELLALIATRRQELPQDLGEDAGTVEAFHRMHSAFERDLQLLEAQVQQFRETAARLQTAYAGEKAAGIQEQEQEVSRALQELLEACSGRRARLVDTADKHRFFSMARDLLSWMESTVRQIETQEKPRDVSSVELLMKYHQGIRAEVDARSKNFTTCIELGKKLLQRKHQDSPEIKAKLVELVDKRKAMMETWEQRWERLRLLLEVCQFSRDASVAESWLMAQEPYLASSDYGQTVDAVEKLLKRHEAFEKSSATWEERIAALRKLTTLELLGGRSLREGLAWDGTTRSEAPDYHLDLDGELDARSEEEEDEEEKRKDVSTQDASIPTTDGPEPLALRTGDEEPVSPTPRPPREEPEEPATLPARVSSVQLEGYLGRKHDLEAATKRASNRSWSTRYCVLRGGQLAFFKDAKSRALGLPCQGEEPLGLHDARCEVPAGYKKKKHVFKLRLSNGSEWLFHGKDEEELQAWLQGLSAAITECRGSWGKTQSLPLSLPPVPPEPPLPRKDKEKRFSFFPKKK